The DNA window TACTGTCGACATTCGTAATATACTGACATTttacaatcaaaatcaaaaacaaaacacttgCGTTAGATCAGATTAAATTTCGTAGATTCGAATGTTGTGTGCAATACTATTTCACtcgaatgtttttcattcttaTTATTAGAACAGTGTTGAACAGTTTTCATGCCGAAAGAAAATATGTAAACGGTTCAGCTGCTCATTACATATAGAATTGCAAAGAATGTCCGCAAATTTTGTGGTAATTCCCCATTTGTTCGTAACACTCTTTTCTCATAATTTAGGCCCACAGATAAAAAGTTGTGAATTTGTCTTAAGTGTCCTCCATTGCAGAACTTAGATAGAGCAGCGGGAGCAATCAAACACTTTAGGCCAACATTAAAAGGTTCAATCCCTGACCAAAACACCAAAACCGCAAGCAAAACATATAAACAGTTGAggcacaaaaattctttttcttatTCATTTGTTCTGGCTATaccaaaaacataaaattattcaatagaaatttcatttatcgaTGACTGTGATCATTTGCTTGGTAAATGTGAAGGAATTAGGGAAATAACTCGGGCTTTCATTTTTTACCTTTTCCCAAAATTCCAAAACAAATTTAGTTACTTCCCCGCTGGTCAGCGCAAAATTGTTGTCAACGTGTTCGTTGATGCCATCCCAAACGATTGACATTGGTGAAACAATCGGTGGCCAAGTGATGCACTTGATGTCCGGACGCATTCGAAACCAAGAACGAACGTCCTCTGATTTTGTTACATCGTTGGATTCCTTTTACACAAAAGTGAACAAATTGTGAAAACAACCAATTTTGACGAAGATTTTGAATTACTTGAATGTATGTGACATCACGGTTTTGCATTAGGAACGGCAACACAATATCGTTAAGTATTTTGATGTAGTGGGCCTCGCTCAATAATCCATTGGTTGCCGATATATCGAGGGGACCAAGGTGCGTCCCTGCCACCCAGACACTCACGCATCGCACCACCCCATACTTCGAAAAAAGAACCTTGTTCCAGTCAAGTTCAAAGTTAGCTCGAGCAAAATTGAAATGCTcgtctttaatttttttgagaccATCTCTTGCAACGGTGAAGAAATCAGGCCCTAACATCTTCCAGAAATTGATTATCAGCGACTTAGCTTGAAGCGAACATAATGGCCTATGGCTTTTCAAGCGTATCTTCATATCGCTCCATGGTAAGGAAATGGGGAAAGCCACTTCACAGTTCGAAGGCCAGGTGATGTACTGAATCTCGGGATGTTTCTTAAACCACGATCGGACGATTTCTGACGTAGTTATCTCGTTCCATTCCTTATACAAAGATACAATATTGGGAAAAGCACAATATACCGGGCAATTCAAATGTTTTAGGACGAGTCAGTAGGCTTGGCAGAACGTATGAAAAAGTTCGCATCCATTTTTATGTCATAAAAATGTCATTAAAAGTCTAAACTTTTAAAGTTGTCACCGAGTgacatcaatttcatttaattactCCGAGTTCGATTCATCCAAATGTAAAACAGTGACGATTTGGCTGTActataaaaattcaacaattgCACTTGATCGTTGCAATGTCCTTGGCCTCACAGTCATGCCGatcaaaatgtaaacaaatgaTTGCACTACGGTGACTCACATTGATGAAGGGATTCGATGCATGATTAGATGGCAACACAAATTTCGTCACATGAACACGGATGGATATTTCACAGCACCATGTTTCGACGACAACCAAAATTTGAAACGTAAACAGATGATTGCACTACGGTGACTCACATTGATGAAGGGATTCGATGCATGATTAGATGGCAACACAAATTTCGTCACATGAACACGGATGGATATTTCACAGCACCTGTTtcgacgacaacaaaaattttaaacgtaAACAAATGATTGCACTACGGTGACTCACATTGATGAAGGGATTCGATGCATGATTGGATGGCAACACAAATTTCGTCACATGAAGACGGATGGATATTTCACAGCACCTtcgacgacaacaaaaatttgaaacgtaAACAAATGATTGCACTACGGTGACTCACATTGATGAAGGGATTCGATGCATGATTAGATGGCAACACAAATTTCGTCACATGAAGACGGATGGATATTTCACAGCACCTtcgacgacaacaaaaatttgaaacgtaAACAAATGATTGCACTACGGTGACTCACATTGATGAAGGGATTCGATGCATGATTGGATGGCAACACAAATTTCGTCACATGAACACGGATGGATATTTCACAGCACCTGTTtcgacgacaacaaaaatttgaaacgtaAACAGATGATTGCACTACGGTGACTCACATTGATGAAGGGATTCGATGCATGATTAGATGGCAACACAAATTTCGTCACATGAACACGGATGGATATTTCACAGCACCTGTTtcgacgacaacaaaaatttgaaacgtaAACAGATGATTGCACTACGGTGACTCACATTGATGAAGGGATTCGATGCATGATTAGATGGCAACACAAATTTCGTCACATGAACACGGATGGATATTCACAGTGCCTGTTtcgacgacaacaaaaatttgaaacgtaAACAAATGATTGCACTACGGTGACAAATTTCGTGACATGAACACGAATGGATATTGTACGGCACCTGTTTTGacgacaaataaataaataaaatgtcaaattatTTGTTCACTTTTTATTAATTGCTGAATCTGTCCCGTATTttgtaaatatgaaaaaataacGCCGTAATGGAGCTTTTGATTGACTGCAACAATTTTACTGAAGGTTTCTGACTTATGAAAAGGCTGCTatgattaacaaaatttaactgGTCAAAACTTTTCGGAGAAATGTTACGATTTCCCCCTTTTTACAAATCATAATTAGGCCTGGTTATTGTTGCAACATTTATAAATGAAGATGGTTAAACGAAATACGCGATTTATTAGATCGAAATAGCTGAGGTAATTCAAATAGTTGGCTCCAAACAAATTCTCAAgtgttttaaaatttgtttgagtCGTATTAGCATTTCCTTTTTAAGTTTCTGAAATTTCGAATCGAAAAGCCACAGAATTTCTTTCCGATTTTAGTCAATTTCCGGAAACTCACACTTCTTTCACCGAAAATGCGCTACACGGATGCTGAAAGAAACACATTGGTGTGGTTAGTAATTGACGACAAACTGAGTTTCCGAGAGGCTGCTCAACGGTTCCACCAACAATATCCCAATCGGTCGATTCCTAGTCCTAATACAGTGCGTgaaattgttcgaaaaataCGAACGACGGGTAGTGTAACTAATCGACCCAAATCAGGAAGGCCAAGATCAGCCACTGATGAGAAAAGTGAGGTAATGGTTTTAGCGAGCGTGGAGCTAGAACGTCAGCAAAGTATAAGGGTACGGTTTGATGTCGTTCGTCATATGCAGTAGTGGCATTGACGTTGtattttttaggaaatttcatATGAGACGGGTATCAGCATGACCTCTGTTGGTAGAATTTTGCACCGTCACAAATTTCACCCGTATGGCGTAACACTGAACCAACAACTTTCCGAAGAAGATTTTGAGAAGAGGTTGGACTTCTGCGAAAAGATGGAAGATTTAATTCGAAACGACGAATTCGccaagaaaatttgtttctccGACGAGTCGAATTTTCATCTTACCGGCTATGTAAACAGGCACAATATGAGATATTGGTGTCAAGAAAATCCGCACGAACATCGCGATGAACATACACAAAGACCATTGAAAACTATGGTGTGGGCAGGCATTTTGGGATCCAGAATTATTGGtccattttttattgaaggAAATTTAAACGGCGAGATGTATTTGGATCTTCTGATAAATTCCATTGTACCGGCTATCGAAGAAGCTGCAGAGGACCAAAACATAGATTTTGACGAAGTCTACTTCCAGCAAGATGGGGCTCCAGCGCATTATGCGagaattgttaaaaattatttaaacgaGAAATTCCCTAACCGCTGGATTGGAAGAGGTGGACCACTGCTTTGGCCACCTCGCTCCCCTGATTTAACTCCACTCGATTTCTTCTTGTGGGGTTTTTTGAAGGATCGCGTATTCCGAACGAAGCCGGCTAGCCTAGATGAAATGAAAGATCGCATCATTGAAAATTGTCTAGTCCCGGATGAGGCGATGTTTTTGCGAGTACTAGAATCTTTCAAGACGAGATTGTTTTATTGCATGGAAGAAGACGGAAAACAATTCGAGCATTTGATGTAATTTGTCGTGgttgttattttcttttcgttttcgtttagTAAATTCTGCTTTTTTCGTCAATATCTGCCTCTTTCAATTAAACAAACTTACGATAGTGCAGACAGAAGTTTAACACGACTATTTcacacaaatttcattgaaaattgaaacaaatttcgatgaaacttgacacaaatttcgatgaaacttgtcacaaatttcatttaaaattgacacaaatttcaatgaaaattgacacaaatttaatggaaaattgacacaaatttctgtgaaatttgacacaaatttaattgaaaattgacacaaatttcaatgaaacttgacacaaatttcattgaaagtcGACACAAATTTCGGTGAAACttgacacaaatttcattaaaacttgtcacaaatttcaataaaacttgtcacaaatttcaatgaaaattgacacaaatttcagtgaaaattgacagaaatttcattgaaacttaacacaaatttcattgaaacttgacataaatttcaatgaaaattgacacaaatttaatggaaaattgacacaaatttaatggaaaattgatacaaatttcaatgaaaattgacacaaatttcaatgaaaattgacacaaatttcaatgaaaattgacacaaatttcaatgaaaattgtcacaaatttcattgaaaattgacacaaatttcatttaaacttgacacaaatttcatggaaacttaacacaaatttcatggaaaattgacaaaaatttcatggaaactTGTCACAAATTTCGGTGAAActtaacacaaatttcattgaaaattgatacaaatttcatggaaaattgacacaaatttaatggaaaattgatataaatttcatggaaaattgacacaaatttcaatgaaaattgccccaaatttcaatgaaaattgacccaaatttcattgaaaattgatacaaatttcattgaaaattgatacaaatttcattgaaacttgacacaaatttcatgGCAAATTGACATAAATTTCATGGCAAATTGACAtaaatttcatggaaaattgacacaaatttcatggaaaattgacacaaatttcattgaaaattgacacaaatttaatggaaaattgacacaaatttcatggaaaattgacacaaatttcatggaaaattgacacaaatttcatgGAAACTTGTCACAAATTTCGGTGAAACTTGTCACAAATTTCGGTGAAActtaacacaaatttcattgaaaattgatacaaatttcatggaaaattgacacaaatttaatggaaaattgatataaatttcatggaaaattgacacaaatttaatggaaaattgacacaaatttcatggaaaattgacacaaatttcatggaaaattgacacaaatttcattgaaaattgacacaaatttaatggaaaattgacacaaatttcatggaaaattgacacaaatttcatggaaaattgacacaaatttcattgaaacttcacacaaatttcatttaaaattgacacaaatttcattgaaaattgacacaaatttcatggaaaattgacacaaatttcatggaaaattggcacaaatttcatggaaaattgacacaaatttcatggaaaattgacacaaatttcattgaaacttCACACAAATTTCAGGGAAAATtgtcacaaatttcatttaaaattgacacaaatttcattgaaaattgacacaaatttaatggaaaattgacacaaatttcatggaaaattgacacaaatttcatggaaaattgacacaaatttcatggaaaattgacacaaatttcattgaaacttCACACAAATTTCAGGGAAAATtgtcacaaatttcattgaaaattgacacaaatttcaatgaaaattgtcacaaatttcattgaaaattgacacaaatttcatttaaacttgacacaaatttcatggaaaattgacataaatttcatggaaaattgacacaaatttaatggaaaattgacacaaatttcatggaaacttgtcacaaatttcattgaaacttCACACAAATTTCAGGGAAAATtgtcacaaatttcattgaaaattgacacaaatttcatggaaaattgacataaatttaatggaaaattgacacaaatttcatggaaaattgacacaaatttcattgaaacttCACACAAATTTCAGGGAAAATtgtcacaaatttcattgaaaattgacacaaatttcatgaaaaattgatacaaatttcatgtaaaattgacacaaatttcaatgaaaattgacccaaatttcaatgaaaattgatacaaatttcattgaaaattgatacaaatttcattgaaacttgacacaaatttcatggcaaattgacataaatttcatggaaaattgacataaatttcatggaaaattgacacaaatttcatgaaaattgacacaaatttcattgaaacttCACGCAAATTTCAGGGAAAATtgtcacaaatttcattgaaaattgacacaaatttcatggaaaattgatacaaatttcatgtaaaattgacacaaatttcaatgaaaattgacccaaatttcaatgaaaattgatacaaatttcattgaaaattgatacaaatttcattgaaacttgacacaaatttcatggcaaattgacataaatttcatggaaaattgacacaaatttcatggaaaattgacacaaatttcattgaaaattgacacaaatttaatggaaaattgacacaaatttcatggaaaattggcacaaatttcaagttgacacaagtttcgttgaaaattgacacaaatttcattgaaacacctaaaaaagtaagaaaagtTATTGAACAATTGAAACCGCAGTTGCCCTCGATATTGTTTTCTTcgattaaagaaaattgaaaatgaagaagCACACACCGTGTTTTTCTACTCGAAAACAGAGTTTGATAAGTTCGAATATACCTTCGACGAGTCGTACAGCTTTATCGAAACCGTCTACGATAAGCACCTCCTTGTCTAAGCCGCTGAAGAAGAAAACTGAAACGACATCGACATTGCCTTCGCTAGATGAGGTTAAAGCAGGATCTAGCAACGATAACTGGGAAGCATTGAAAGTTGAAATAGTAGAACTGAAGGCTGAACTTAATGCTACAAAACAAGAAGTCCGAACGGCCAAAGATAATTGCAAAGCATTGAAGGCTGAAGTAGCAGAAATTAAGGCTGAAGTAGCAGAAATTAAGGCTGAACTTGCTACTGCAAAACAACACCAAGCAGATTTGAAAGTGAAACCGAAAACTACTGCGGATCAATTGCAAGTTTCAGAAGCAGCGAATTTACAAATGGGAGCTCAACCGGGAGAACAAGCCGAGATTGAAAGCCGAAAGGGTATTCTTGATGAGGCCTTGCAGAGCGCCTTCGTCGAGCTACCTTATGATACGGttgaacaattgaaaatttttacgaatGATTTGAAGGCACCAAAAGCGTACAATTACTTGGTAAGTGATATTCTCGTTCTTGCAGAAGCAGATGAGCCTCTTTCTAAAATCCCACTGAGGCCTTGATTTTACTCAGTCTTCAACTATGTTTAATTCGTAACTTAATTAATCGTAAAAAAGGAAATGTGTGAGCACAATCTCATCTCAAACAAATGCTCGGTCACAGGTTTGTTTTGGTATTTACAGAAATCCCGCCTTGAGTTTATTGGTGGAAGCGGAGTTCATGAATGTATTGTGGCTGTATTGAATACTCTTATGACTCCAAATCTTCAAGGACAAATTTCCTTGACTGGAAAAGGAACGGCGAAACCgtcattgaaatttgaattcaagACAGTTTACAATTTAATACACGAGGTCGTTCAAGTCAACAACAAGGACTACAAACGGGTCACAGGCGATGAAGTCATCGGGAAATTGCTCCGCAGTCGCTAATcgtttaatttgaaagaatttgacattttaaaatcaaaattgtttagaTTTTTATGCTCATTTCACTGTTGTGAGTTTGGAATGACaaaataaaccagaatacttaccacaatttccacaatttttactttttcaagaaattgcTGCCACTAAAATGTTTGCGATGTGTTTACACTTTTCACTTGACaactcaaataaattttttgttgacagATCATATGCGTTTTAAGGCAGCCATGACAAGTGGCTGCGTACATGTGTTTTTCAAATTGTACTGCAAAAAGCGTCCTAAAACATTTGAATTGCCCGGTATAAATGATTACTGGTCCTACTTGCAGAAATATTGCATCCTTGTTTCCCACAAAATACGGcagtacaatttttttcagaactttcAAATAATCCATCTCGTAATAGACGTCTTCCGAAAACCAAACATTGAATGCTCCGGACGGTGATACGGCCACCCATATGTTTAGTTCttgaaatttaccgaactTCAAGACCAATACGTTGCTCCAGTTAAGTTTATGATGTTGATGAGCAAATGATAAATAATTCGATTCCATTTTTAAGAACGAACAGccgaaatgttcaaaaaccAATCAGCAGACAAAATGTTAAGTTTTACTTCAAAGCAAACTATTTTCGCTCCATTAATGTCTCAAAGGCAACTGGGTGATTCAGTCTAGAATTCAAGCCAGGGTCTAACTTGATCTAATTTAGTCCAGAATTCTATCGAGCCAGACtctaatttgatttaaatttactCAGAATTCTATCAAGCCATAGtctaatttgatttaaatttagttcagACTTCTACCAAACCAGAGTCtcgtttgatttaaatttagtcCAAAATTCTATCAAGCCAATGTCtagtttgatttaaatttggtcCAGAATTCTATCAAGCCAATGTCtagtttgatttaaatttggtcCAGAATTCTATCAAGCCAGTGTCtagtttgatttaaatttggtcCAGAATTCTATCAAGCCAGTGTCTAGTTTGATTTAAGTTTAGTTCAGAATTCTATCAATCCAGGGTCtagtttcatttaaatttagtcCAGAGTAATATCAAACCAGGGTCaagtttgatttaaatttggttcagaaTTCTATCAAACCAGGGTCAAGTTTGATCTAAATTTGGTTCAGAATTCTATCAAACCAGGGTCaagtttgatttaaatttagtcCAGAATTCTATCAAGCCAGTGTCtagtttgatttaaatttggtcCAGAATTATATCAAACCAGGGTCaagtttgatttaaatttcgtcCAGAATTATATCAAACCAGGGTCAAGATTGATTTAAGTTTAGTTCAGAATTCTATCAAGCCAGAGTCtagtttgatttaaatttggtcCAGAATTCTATCAAGCCAGTGTCtagtttgatttaaatttggtcCAGAATTATATCAAACCAGGGTCaagtttgatttaaatttcgtcCAGAATTCTATCAAACCAGGgtcaaatttgatttaaatttggtcCAGAATTCTATCAAACCAGGGTCaagtttgatttaaatttcgtcCAGAATTATATCAAACCAGGGTCAAGTTTGATTTAAGTTTAGTTCAGAATTCTATCAAGCCAGAGTCtagtttgatttaaatttggtcCAGAATTCTATCAAGCCAGTGTCTAGTTTGATTTATATTTAGTCCAGAATTCTATCAAACCAGGgtcaaatttgatttaaatttggtcCAGAATTATATCAAACCAGGGTCaagtttgatttaaatttcgtcCAGAATTATATCAAACCACGGTCAAGTTTGATTTAAGTTTAGTTCAGAATTCTATCAAGCCAGTGTCTAGTTTGATGATTTAAATTTAGTCCAAAATTCTATCAAGCCAATGTCtagtttgatt is part of the Bradysia coprophila strain Holo2 unplaced genomic scaffold, BU_Bcop_v1 contig_692, whole genome shotgun sequence genome and encodes:
- the LOC119083548 gene encoding uncharacterized protein LOC119083548 — protein: MESNYLSFAHQHHKLNWSNVLVLKFGKFQELNIWVAVSPSGAFNVWFSEDVYYEMDYLKVLKKIVLPYFVGNKDAIFLQEWNEITTSEIVRSWFKKHPEIQYITWPSNCEVAFPISLPWSDMKIRLKSHRPLCSLQAKSLIINFWKMLGPDFFTVARDGLKKIKDEHFNFARANFELDWNKVLFSKYGVVRCVSVWVAGTHLGPLDISATNGLLSEAHYIKILNDIVLPFLMQNRDVTYIQESNDVTKSEDVRSWFRMRPDIKCITWPPIVSPMSIVWDGINEHVDNNFALTSGEVTKFVLEFWEKVKNESPSYFPNSFTFTKQMITVIDK